Proteins encoded within one genomic window of Aquarana catesbeiana isolate 2022-GZ linkage group LG03, ASM4218655v1, whole genome shotgun sequence:
- the LOC141133671 gene encoding E3 ubiquitin-protein ligase TRIM39-like — MASANLRAELECSVCLKIYTDPVNLRCGHNFCRVCIDRVLDTQGGSGGYSCPECKEKFPDRPALQRNITLRNIVGNFLSAQPDQEESGVFCTYCVDYPIPAVRSCLLCEVSLCDKHLRVHKKSPEHILTDPILSMESRKCSIHKKILEYYCTEDETCICVSCCMNGGHKGHEMESLDEASEKKKETLRNVLQKLLIKREETEERVQSLQEHRRKVEEEAAGDTERVTALFRDLRRRLEDLEKRILREISGRAERISIFIRDLEIKKEELSRKMRHIEELCNMTDPLTVLQESDTGDLCDTEDGDNEDREKHEELLHDGGGLDVDGISHTLHTLSDIITEVDVYFYIQGAADILLDVNTAHNNLYISDDRKTVSRLDRKQNRPETPERFQDWYQVLSSRSFSSGRHYWEVDVGASKEWMVGMCYPSIDRIGGQSGIGYNKKSWSLIRCNNQYGVRHDSKKIPFPSNIPSNRVRIYLDYEAGRISFYDLCDRIRHLHTFTTTFTEPLHAVIWVYKGYIKMCGGNRE; from the coding sequence atggcgtctgctaacctgagagctgagctggaatgttccgtctgtctgaaaatttatacagatcctgtaaacctgagatgtggacacaacttctgccgggtctgtattgatcgtgtgctggatacacagggggggtctggaggatattcctgtcctgaatgcaaagagaagtttccggatcggcctgcactgcagaggaacataacactacgtaacatagtggggaatttcctgtctgctcagccagatcaggaggagtccggggtcttctgtacttactgtgtggactatcctatacctgctgttagatcctgtctgctctgtgaggtttctttgtgtgataaacacctgagagtccacaaaaagtccccagaacacatcttaaCTGACCCCatcttgtccatggagagcaggaaatgctccatccataagaagatcctggagtattactgcactgaggatgagaccTGTATCTGTGTGTCTTGTTGTATGAATGGAGGACATAAAGGACATGAGATGGagtcactggatgaggcttctgagaagaagaaggagacactgaggaatgttcttcAGAAACTTCTGataaagagagaggagacggaggaaagagtccagagtctgcaggaacacaggaggaaagtagaagaagaagcagctggtgacaccgagagagtcactgccctgtttagagatctcaggagacgtctggaggaCCTAGAGAAGAGaatcctgagggaaatctccgggagggcagagcggatctccatcttcatccgggatctggaaataaagaaggaggagctgtccaggaagatgcgtcacattgaggagctgtgtaacatgacggatccactgactgtcttacaggaatcagacacaggtgacttgtgtgatactgaggatggagataatgaggacagagagaaacatgaggaactcctccatgatggagggggtctggatgtggatgggatatcacacacattacacacattatctgatataataacagaggtagatgtatacttctatatacaaggagctgcagacatattactggatgtaaacacagctcataataatctctatatatcagatgacaggaaaactgtatccaggttagatagaaaacagaatcgtccagaaacaccagagagatttcaggattggtatcaggtgttgagcagtcggagtttctcctcagggagacattactgggaagtggatgtcggggcaTCAAAAGAATGGAtggtcgggatgtgttaccccagtatagacaggataGGAGGGCAGTCAGGGATTGGATATAATAAAAAGTCCTGGAGTTTGATCAGATGTAATAATCAGTATGGGGTGAGACATGACAGTAAAAAGATCCCCTTTCCCTCCAATATccccagtaacagagtcaggatatatctggattatgaggccggacggatctccttttatgatctgtgtgaccggatccgacatctccacaccttcaccaccaccttcactgagcccctccatgctgtgaTATGGGTATATAAAGGTTATATAAAGATGTGTGGGGGGAATAGGGAATAA